In the Leptotrichia sp. oral taxon 223 genome, TGAAGCAAAAATTGCCCTAAATGTTGTATAATCCAATACAAATGTATTATTTTCACTTAAAATTAAATCTTTCAGAAACTCTATAACCTCTTCATTCCCCCTGTCAATTTCAGCCGAGAGGTAATGCTCCGCACAAGCATAAACATTTGAATACTGTTTCGTGTCGTATTCCCTTTTCAAAATTTTCATAATATCCAAGTCCAAAATGTGAAATTTCACAAAATGTGTCAATGTATTCCACATATCCTGCAAATGATCCCTATAATTTGAGCTTAGTATCATCTTTCTATAATATCCTTTTGTATAAGGAGTTAATACGGTTTTTTCACAAATTTCAATAAAAAGTTCCCTAAAACGCTTTCCAATCATCACATCAAAGGCAGGATAGATTTCTTTTGGAAAAATATCCTCAAGCCTAACATTTTCAATATCTTTAATTTTCTTTTTTATTTCTGCAATCGCAAAAATTTCATGCTCATACTTTCCAGTTTTGACAGTCCCTTCCAGCACATTTTCAATAAATTTTCGGCTTTCTGGATTTAATTTTTCCTTTTCCTTTGACAATTTTTCTCTGTAGCTCTTTTTCAATTCGTCAGGAATACTGTAATCTAGTACCATAATAATATCTCCTTATAAATTATTTTTTAAATTTGTTAATTACCACATTCTCCCAGCCAACATTGTAAGCCTGACAAACGTCAGCTCATCATTCTCTTTTAAAGTCGCCTTGTCATTTATTTTCCCCAGCTCCTCATCATTCACAAAAACCCTGTAAATTCCATCTTCATAACTTTGCAGTGCATTTTCAATCGCCTTTTCCAAATCCTGCTTTTGTCCATTATAATCCACCCCAAATGAAATCTTCCCAGCATCGGACAAATCACTAATTTTTTCATCAGTCAAATATGGAACAACATCTTCTTCTATAAGCCCTTCATTAAATTTTTTCACATTTATCGTAACAAATTCTCTCAAAAGTTCCTTTACAGTCTTTATTTCCCCGCTAATTTTATATTCCTTCCTATCAATTTTATTTTTTTTCTTCCCAATTTGTTTTACATTCACATAAACTTTCATTTTTCCTCATTCACTTTCATTAATTTTTTATATTTTATCATATATTTCTGTTATTTTACAGTATGAAAAGTTTTAAAAAATTGAAAAATATTCAAAAAAACAAGATTTGACATAGAAAAAGTTAGGAAACACTAAAATAAAGGAAAAAATACAGAAAGAAAAAAATAACCGCTGTCTTTTACAACAACGATTATTTGAAAATTTTATAAATTTAAATTCCACCTGTTTTTCCATTCTTTCCATTCTTTCGGAGTTACTGTTGCCAAGTCAAAAAATTTTCAGTATTTTCTACATTTAATAAAATATTTTTTTTCTGGGAATTAAATCAACATCTATATACTTGTCAGTCTTAAAATTTTTAAAATAAATATTGTTCTTATCTTTTGAATAATATTTATTAATTATTTCAAAGCTGTCTAAATCTACTTGCGGTATTTTTTTATACATGTAATAAACATTTTCTTCATCTGTATAATAATAATTTGTAATTTTCTTAAATTTTCTACTATTTTTTACATTTATAAAATGAACTCCTGCAAAATCTTCATATAAAATTGTGTTATTATCAAAAGAAAAAAAATAATCATCTATTTTTGTTAATTTGATATTACTATTTATTTTTATCTTTTTAAAATCTTCAACCAAAGTATCATTAAAAAAAACTCTTCTTAAATATAAATATTTATCATCTCTAAAAAAATGTCTATTATAAATTTCTAAATTTTTGATAGAATAATTCAAAAAAATATTTTCTTCATAATATATATTATTTTTATCTCTTGAATATCCATAAGATAAGATTTCAAAGCTCTTTAAATCTACATCTTTTATTTTTTCTCCATGATAGTAAATATTATTTTTATCTCTTGAAAAATTTTCATCTAATATTTTAAAACTATTTTTATCCACATTTTCAATAATATTATTTGCATAATATATATTATTTTTATCAGAAATATAATTTTTTCCTAATACTTTCATTGTTGAAATATCAATCTTCACTTCTCTTAATGTATTAAAATTAATTTCTAAAATTCTAGCTTTCTCCTCAAAAAAAAGAACATAAACTTTATCATTAATAAGAAAAAAATTTTCTCCTAAAATTTTAAATTTTTCTATATTTTCTAAAATCTTTTCTCCTTCAAAATATAAATTATTCTTATCTTTTGAAAAACCATAAGGTAAAATTTCAAAACTTTTTAAATCTACATCTTTTATTTTTTCCCCACAATAATAAATATTATTTTTTGAAAAAAAGTATTCTTTTATTATTTTAATTGGAATATCATCTATCTCAAAAATTTCCTCCAAATCTTTCTCACCAATTATTAATTTATTTACATCTGAAATATCAGCTAATAAAACCTTTTTTTTAGTTCCATAATAATTATGAGAGTCCTTTAAATAATAGCTATTTATTTTATTAAATCTATTTTTTTGAGTTTTAAAATCTTTATCACTGGCATAAAGCATATTTAAAATTATTAAAAAAATCAAACATTTTATGATTAGAGTTTTTATAAATATTTTTTTTATCATTCTTTTTCTCCCCATTTTTTCATTCTAATAGTAAATTATATTCTATTTCTTTGATATATCTCTCTAAACTCTTTATCCCATTTAAATATTTCTTCTAAAATATTCATTTTTTTTAATGTATCTACAAGAAATCATAAATTTGTACCTCAATAGAAAACTTATTTTTTCAATAATGACTGATTTAAAGGATAACTTGGATTCTGCTTATTCCAATCTCTATTCCTTATTCCAAGATTTCGGATATATTTTAAATTTAATTAACATTAAAATAATAGGAGTAAAAAGCAAAGTTTTTATAAATTTAGCAGCTAACATTTCATCAAAGATATTAAATTCATCTTTACCATATTTATTTATATATTTTTTAGATTTTTCCAATTTAATTTTTTGAGAAAAAATTTTTTCTATCTCTTCTTTTGTTAAATTAAATTTCTTTTTATTATTATCTGAATAATTAATATAAAAATATTGGTTATTTCCCATTTTTCCTATTAAATAATCTTTATTTTGATTTGAAATTTCTTCTACAACAAAACAATCTAAATTACCTTTTGACTCACATATGTTTACTGAATAAAAAGGACTGGGTCCACTTTCAAGATAATAGTATTCATTTATATCCATAGAAGTTTTTTGTATAATTTCTCCTTTAAAATAACTTTCAAAACAAAAAATAACTAGCAGTACTACAAATAGTTTAACAAAAATCTCAAATTTTTTCATTTTAATCTCCCTAACTGTCACAGTTTACTTTTTTTGATAAAATATACATACACTCTTTTGTAATATTTTTACATCAAATTCAAGATGATTTGTATTTAGAATTCTTCCTGTTGACTCATAGCTGTTACCTTTAATAAAAGTTAAGCCATTTTTAGAAATTCATAATTTCATCATCGATTGTCTTTTATTTGTCCTTATAATGAGAGCCACATTGAACGATTTTTATAAATCCATCTTCAATTTTATAAATAATCCTGTTTCCAGCGTCTATTCTTCTGCTCCAATAACCACTCAAATCATATTTCAGAGCTTCTGGCTTACCAATTCCTGTATATCCATTTCTATCAATATCTTTTATGAGTTCTAATATTCTCTTAAAAATCCTCTTATCATTTTTTGCCCAATATTCAAATTCTTCCCATGCTTCATCAGTCCATGATTTAATCATAGTCAACTTCATGAACAGTTCCACCAGTTTTTTCCATCTGCTCAATAGATTTTTTTAATCTTTCAATGTTTTCTTTGCTGTAAAAAGGATCTGAATCTAACTCAAATGGTATTCTTCTTTCACGAACCAATTTTTTTGCAAAAATATTAAATGCTGTCCCTATAGAAATTCCTATATCTTCACAAATTTCTTCCATTTCTTTCTTAGTAGTCTTATCCATTCTGAAATTAACAACTGCTTTTTCCATATTACATCAATTCCTTTCATTTAATATAATAATTATATCATTTCAAAATGTTTTGTCAATGTTTTTAGGATTAATTATTAATTATTGACTTTTAAAATTTTTTATTTAAAATATTTTTTTTAGTTCCTTTTTATTATACCATTTTTATATTTATATCTTTTACATACTCTGTAACCCTTATGAATACTAGCTTTGAATATTATTAAAAATAAATTTTACATTTTACAATCAGAATAAAATAATCCAATTTGCCTTATTCAAGTCTTTTGTAATTGATACGGGTCTTCAGACTTTGGAAGTTTCCGTCAATGATGAATTCTTGTTTTTGTTAAATGAATTGACTTCCAATTTTACGAGATTTGAATTAGATGAGTTTGTAAACTTTAAATCAACCTATACAAAAGAATTTTATCGAAGAATAAAGCAATTTAGGCACACTGGAGTCTGGAAAATTTCCATAGATGAGTTTAACAGACTTCTAGGGATTTCTGAAAGCTATAAAATATCAGATATTGACAAAAGGATTTTTCAGCCTATTTTAAGTGAACTTGGAGAAAAATACAATTTAAAAATAATAAAAAAATATTCAAAAAAACAGGACGTGGAAGAAGCAGTGTCAGTGGATTTGAATTGCATTTAAAAAAAGAAAGTAGACAAGTTGCTGAACAGGAAAATCTTAAAGGGATTAAACAGGCAGGATTTGACATAGAAAAAGTTAAGGAGCATAAAATAAAAGAAAAAATACAGAAGGAAGAAAAAAATAGGATAAATAAGGTATCTGATTTTTATTTGTACAGAAAAGTTAAAATGTACGACAGTTTTTATGAACAGTACAACTATCTTGAAATTCTGGCATTCAATCAAAAGAATGATAAACTGAATGTAAAAATCAAAAATGTAGATGATGGCTATGTTCAGGACTTTACTTTTGACAGTTTCAAAAATTTTGAAAACTGGTTTAGAAAATATGCTATCTAACCTATTCAAAAATATCATTTAAAAATCCCATATAATGCCCATAAAGCTTAAAAAATCAATTTTTGGTAATAAAACTATGCCTCAAATGAAAATTTTGGCTTATAGGGGTTATATGGGCGAATTTGATATAACTAAAATTTTTGTATTAATTATTTGGATGTATAAAAATGAGAGAAAAAATAACCGCTGTCTTTTACAACAACGATTATTTGAAAATTGGAGTGTCCCCCAAAATTTAGACTATTTTTAAGCAATTTCTTTGTTTCCTTTCTTCATGCTTTCTTCGTATTCATCCGGACTTGTAAATCCTATTTTACTGTGTATTCTGCTGTTATTATACCATATTTCTATATACTCGTACATTCCGCTTCTTAAACTTTCTAGATTTTCAAAGTTTTCATTATGTACATATTCTTTTTTCAATGTTGCATGGAATGATTCTATACAGGCATTGTCATAAGGATTTCCTTTTCTGCTGTAAGATATGCTTATGCCTTTTTTTGCACAAAATTTACGATATTCTTTACTCATATACTGGCTTCCTCTATCTGTTGTAACTTGTTTAGATTTTATTTGTTTATCGTTTAGTTCATATTTAGTTTACACAAAATTCTGGACACTCTCATTTTAAATAAAGCTGCTACTTTACTAAATATTTTTTTACTTCATAGATGGAAATTTTGAGACTTTATTATCATTTTTTTATTACTGAAATTGTATTCAAAATCGCCGCTTTTATATCCAAATTATCCTCCCCTTTTAATTGCTCTTCCAAATCAGGCAACGCTTCAAAAAGCCCTTTTATTCCCAAAAATCTAATTAAATTTGCTTTATCATATATATTATTCGTCAATTTTATATATTTTAAAATAATAGGCACTATTATTCTATCTTTTTCCGTCATATGAATTAATTCATAAACTGTTTTTAAATTATAATTTACATTTTTCAATTCTTCCAACATTTGATCTTCAAATTCCATTTCGGTATCATAATTTCTTTTAGCAGAAATTTTTTTACCATTTATTACTACAAGATCTAATTTTTGTTCCACAATTTCTCTTCTCTCAAACATTATTTCTATAAATTTTAAAACTTCTTCTTCAAAAAGTTTCTTTGAGATATAATAAACACCTTTTCTGTTTTTAAATTCTTTATCACTTTCCCATGTAATTTCAATTTTGTTTCCTGTTACAGAAAAAAAAACTCTTGGATATATTTCTCCACTCGCTTGAGGTAATTGATGATTGTATGCCCACTCGTACAAAAGCCAAAATTCCGTGCTATCTAAATTAAACGCTACATCTTTATAAAGTTCATTAGCTTTCTTTACTAATTCGATTGCAGTATCTTTTCTGTCCTTTTTTATTTTCAATTCTTTATCTGGAAAAGGCTCATTTAAGATTTTATCCAGTTTATCTTTAAGTAAATATGCTGTGAAATATATATCTCCCAATTTATCATATTTATATTTTTCATTTTTTAATTCACATAAATCTTTCCCATCTACATAAAATTTCAAAATATAA is a window encoding:
- a CDS encoding DKNYY domain-containing protein; this encodes MIKKIFIKTLIIKCLIFLIILNMLYASDKDFKTQKNRFNKINSYYLKDSHNYYGTKKKVLLADISDVNKLIIGEKDLEEIFEIDDIPIKIIKEYFFSKNNIYYCGEKIKDVDLKSFEILPYGFSKDKNNLYFEGEKILENIEKFKILGENFFLINDKVYVLFFEEKARILEINFNTLREVKIDISTMKVLGKNYISDKNNIYYANNIIENVDKNSFKILDENFSRDKNNIYYHGEKIKDVDLKSFEILSYGYSRDKNNIYYEENIFLNYSIKNLEIYNRHFFRDDKYLYLRRVFFNDTLVEDFKKIKINSNIKLTKIDDYFFSFDNNTILYEDFAGVHFINVKNSRKFKKITNYYYTDEENVYYMYKKIPQVDLDSFEIINKYYSKDKNNIYFKNFKTDKYIDVDLIPRKKIFY
- a CDS encoding Txe/YoeB family addiction module toxin, with protein sequence MIKSWTDEAWEEFEYWAKNDKRIFKRILELIKDIDRNGYTGIGKPEALKYDLSGYWSRRIDAGNRIIYKIEDGFIKIVQCGSHYKDK
- a CDS encoding type II toxin-antitoxin system RelB/DinJ family antitoxin encodes the protein MEKAVVNFRMDKTTKKEMEEICEDIGISIGTAFNIFAKKLVRERRIPFELDSDPFYSKENIERLKKSIEQMEKTGGTVHEVDYD
- a CDS encoding replication initiation protein yields the protein MDTGLQTLEVSVNDEFLFLLNELTSNFTRFELDEFVNFKSTYTKEFYRRIKQFRHTGVWKISIDEFNRLLGISESYKISDIDKRIFQPILSELGEKYNLKIIKKYSKKQDVEEAVSVDLNCI
- a CDS encoding transposase, which encodes MKSKQVTTDRGSQYMSKEYRKFCAKKGISISYSRKGNPYDNACIESFHATLKKEYVHNENFENLESLRSGMYEYIEIWYNNSRIHSKIGFTSPDEYEESMKKGNKEIA